TATTGGCGGGGAAAGCCTTTATGGCAACCATCCTGACGATATCACGTATCGCTTTCAACGGGTGACGCCCATGGAAGTGTCCCCACATGACCCCAACGTGGTCTATTACGGCTCCCAATACTTGCACAAAACGACCGATGGGGGCAAAAACTGGGAAAGGATATCCGGGGATTTGACCGAAAACAAGCCCGAGTATCGGATGCGAAGCGGTGGCCCTATAGATGAAGATATCTCTGGGGAGGAATATTATGCCGTGCTTTACGCCATACAGGAATCACCGATAAAAAAGGGTTTGATTTGGACCGGTTCCAACGATGGGCTGATCCATGTTACCAAAGATGGTGGTGCAACTTGGAGCAATGTAACCCCCAGTATTCCAAGTGGCGGACGTGTTCAACATCTGGAAGCATCCCCCCACGACCCTGCCAAATGTTACGCCGCAATCAACAGGGATTACCTTGGGGACGAGCAAACGTATTTTCTAAAAACCGAAGATTACGGCAACACCTGGCAGCGTACTGATCAAGGTATTTCCAAGGGCCATGTTGCGAGGGTACTCCGTGAAGACCCCGATAGGGAAGGACTGCTATATGCAGGGACAGAATTTGGCCTGTACCTTTCCTTTGATGATGGTGCACATTGGCAGTCCTTTCAACGAAATTTGCCCATAGTACCCGTTACCGATATACAGGTCTTTCGTAAGAACTTGGTTTTATCCACTTTAGGCAGGTCGTTTTGGGTTTTGGAGGATATTAGCCCTTTGCATCACTATGGTCCGGAGGAAAGGCCAAAACTTCATGTGTTTCAACCAAAACCAAATCATGAATCCAATCAAAACATCTATTTTACCTTACCGGAAAAAGTAACCGATACCATGGTGAAATTTCAGTTTTCCAAAGATGGGCAACCGGTGCATACCAAAGAGCTAAAAGTGACCAGGCTTCCCAAAGATGAATTGGGCATACGAAGAACGGAATGGGATTTTAGATGGTACTTCAAAAGAAAAGGGGAAAAGGACTTTTTGGGGCCCAGGGTATCCCCAGGAGAATACGATTTGAAGATTTTTTTCGGGCAGGACAGTGTTCGCACCACAATCCATTATGGACTACATCCGGAATTAAAAGAAAGCGGTGTAACCCTAAAAGACCTGCAGGAACAGGAAAAGCTTTCACTAAAGGTTACCCAATTATACTTATCAATTGCCCACAAAGTAAAAATGCTTGAAGAACAATTGGAAGAGGCAACAAACAAAAAAAGAAAAGAAGGGTTACGAAAGCGCCTGACCCTTTTGAAAAAGGGCCCCAAGCGATATGATAGGCCCATGTTGCTGGACCATGTGAAATACCTCATGGAAATGTGTTCCGAGGAGCAACAACCTTTAGGTCGTGATGCTTTCGATAGGTTCAGGCAATTACAATCGGAATGGGAAAGGATACAATGATTCGATTTAATATTCTTGGAAGAACGTCAAATTTCGGGCGTAATTCTTTAGTGTATTTTGCTGACTTTGGCAGCATTTTGGTCCACTGGTCAACTCGGCCGCTTTCTTGGGGGTAAGAGTCCTCCAAAATCGCAACTTTGGAGTACCCTTTTATACCTCCCCACCTACCCTAAAACCATGGTCCGGAAAAAAGGGCCACAGACCATATAATTAGCGTGAGTTCGATATAAGAAAATTACGTCATTTTGAGTGTTTTTGCAATAGCAAAAATGTATCGAAAAACCTGCCTTGCCGGCGAGGCAGGCAAGTAATTTTCTTGCAAAATCCTAATTTTGATACAATTTTTCTTCATTTCACTACGAAAAACCACTCAATTTGACGGATTTTGGCTGATAAAAAATAATAGCGAACTCACGTTATATTATCAAATTCATTTTTCCTCTTCGGATGAATCAAAAAAGCATATTTTTTTGACCCAATTATTGCGATTTCAACAAAAAGACAGTCAATTTCACGAAAACTTACGAAATCGTTTTCGTACAATTTTCGTAAATGACAAGAATATTATTTAACCAGCTGATATTCAAAACCTTAAAACGAATTTAGTGGTGCTCAACCTCAACGGGGTACCACCGCTTGGAGGCGCCCCAAACTGTTAAAATGTCTTAAAAGGGACTCCCTATCAAATACTTTTAGAGGGCTAAATAGGAGTGGCCAACACCTCCTTTTGCGAACAACTCAAACGTGTAAATAATCAAATAACCTTTAAGTATGAGCACAAAACATTTTGGCCTTGCCATCCTGCTCTTAACCACGGTATGGGGTCTAAAAGCCCAAACCATTACCGGAAATGTCAGGGATGTAAGTGGGCCGCTGCCGGGGGCAACGGTTTTGGAGAAGGGAACCCAAAATGGAACCCAAACGGATTTCGATGGAAATTTTATTCTGGAGGTGTCGGACGCCAATGCCATTCTGGTAGTAAGCTATATTGGATATGCTCCACAGGAAATTCCATTGAACGGGAGCAATGAACTGAACATCGTTTTGGCAGAGGATGCCCAAAGCCTGGATGAGGTCGTTATTGTTGGTTATGGCCAAACACAGAACAAACGATTGGTCACCACGGCCGTGGCAACGGTAAAATCCGAAACCATCAAACAACTGCCCATATCCCAGGCGGAAGCTGCCCTACAGGGAACAATTCCCGGGGTGGTCGTCCAGCAAAACTCCGGATCTCCCGGATCGCCCCAAACCGTAAGGGTAAGAGGAATCGGCACACCGAACAATTCCAATCCGCTCTTTATTGTGGATGGTATCCAGGTTCCCGACCTGAGTTTCCTGAATCCCAACGATATCGTATCCCAAACCGTATTGAAGGATGCCGCTTCCACAGCAATCTATGGTTCCAGGGGAGGTAATGGCGTAATTCTGGTCGAAACATTGCGGGGACAAAAAAGGTCGATGAAACCGCAAGTGTCCATCAGTACTTTTTATGGTATTCAGAGTTTGTTCAATCAGCCCAATTTAATGAACAGAGATCAATATTTACAATACTACAATCAAGGGGTTGCCGCTGTAAATGGAAATACGGCCCCAGGATTTAGGGGTGCATTTACCGATGCGGAAAGGGCCCTATTGCCCGATACGGACTGGTATGATGTTGTTTTTGATGATGCCCCGGTCCAAAATGCCTATGGTTCGGTGGTAGGTGGGACCGAAAACCTTTCCTATTCCCTATCCGGAGGCTTTTTTGACCAGGAAGGTATTTTAGGCGGTGAAGGAAAGTCCGAATTTAAACGAAGGAACATCAGGGGTTCGATCAGTATCGATCTGACCGATAAAATAACATTGGATGCTTCCGCACAATATCAGTTTTCCAACCGTTTTACCATTCCACAGAATACGGGTGGTGCCGGAGTTGGTATTAGTAGCTTTATCAATGGTCTACCCCCTATTTATCCTGTATTTGATGAGAACGGTAACTTTTTCAATCCTTTCGGTAACCCGGTTGCCAATGGGGTTCCCATAAACAGTTTGGGTGCCGTTACCAATCCCTTGTTTTCCATTGCGATCAGTAACAACGAAGCCATTCAGGATGCCTCCAACCTCAATCTTTCCCTAAAATACCAACTAACGGAAAATCTAAAGTTTAGGGGGTGGTATGGTTCCTTTAACAATTTTATTCTTAACCGAAGCTTTACCCCGTTATTGGTGCAGACGGATCAGCAGTTCGATACCTCTCCCTTTGTCAATTATACGGAGATAAAAAGTCGTCAGGAAAACAGGCAATGGGGTGGTTCCATGGAATACGATTTTGGTAAGTTCCTGAAAGACGACCATAACCTAAATCTCCTTCTGGGATATGAAGCTGTGGAAACTACCTTTATTGGAGGTGATATTATCAACGACACCGGATCTTTTCTAACCAATGATTTTGATAAGGTCAATTTTGCCCTTTCTGAGGATATTACGGATGCCACCGTGGTACCCGGAACCACCTTTCCCAGAAATATTGAATCGTTTTTTGGAAAAATAGATTACAATTTTAAAGAGAAATATCTGTTCAGTGCGGTGCTGCGAAGGGATAAATCCTCCAGTTTTGGTCCAGACAACAGAGTAGGTTGGTTTCCGGCAGTATCAGCGGGATGGGTAATCTCGGAAGAAGATTTTTTGAGGAATTCAAGGGCGATTACCTTATTGAAGTTAAGGGGAGCCTGGGGAATAAGCGGTAATGACCAATCCTCCTCTCCATTCGCTTACGCGGCAACGGTCAATACACAGGCCGGATATGCGGGACAGCCGGGCATCGCCCTTACCAGTCTTTCCAACCCCGTATTAGGATGGGAGGAATTGACACAGTTCAATGTTGGTCTGGACATCAACGCCTTGGAGAACAAGCTGGGCATTACACTGGACTATTATATTAAGGAGACCTCCGATATTTTATTGGGAGCGACCACTCCATTGACCTCCGGATTGAATCCAGCGATTGAAAACACAGGTTCGGTGGAGAACCGCGGGTTTGAAGTTCTCGTTTCCTATCGCGAGAATTACGAAAGCGGATTCGGATGGAACATCGGTGCCAATTTGGGTTTCAACAAAAATGAAGTTACCGATCTTGGGGAAACCTCTTTCATCCCAGGGGCCCAATTGACTCCATTGTTCAACGATTTTGCCACAAGGACACAGGTGGGGGATCCCATAGCCAGTTTTTATGGTTTTGTCGTGGAAGGTGTGGATGCGCAGGGGAACTTGATTTTTGCCGATCTGGACAACAGTGGAAACAATCAATTGACCCCGGACGAAGGTGACAAGACCATTATAGGGGACCCCAATCCGGATGCCACCGTTGGTTTCACACTGGGAATGAACTATAAGGGTTTTGATTTTTCCGCTTTTATGTCGGGTACTTTGGGCAACGATATCTTTGATGCCACCATTAGATATGATGCATTGGGCACCAATAGGCCTGCTGCTTACGTTACGGAACCGGGAGCCCCTAGAAACATTGTGGTCAGTACCGCCCCGAACGGGGAACAGTTGATTTCGGACTTTCACGTTCAGGATGGCAGTTTCCTAAAAATGAAAAACGTATCCCTGGGGTATAGCCTGCCCGATGATGTCATCGAACAGATTGGATTGCGGCGATTGCGGCTCTATGTTTCCGGTCAGAACCTCTTTGTCTTGACCGGTTATAATGGCATCGATCCAGAGATTGGCCAAAACAATACCGGGTCGCCATTGAACATTGGTATCGATCAGGGCTTTTTCCCACAAGCCAGGCAGTTTATCCTTGGTCTTAACATTGATTTTTAATCCTCCTAACTCAAAAAATAATCGTGATGTATATAAACAGATTAATTCTTATAGGCGTCGTAGTTATGTTCGCTTCCTGTGCGGAAATAGATGATTTGGAACCCGTAACCGAAATCAATGCGGATACCGCCTTTACTACCGAAGAGAATGTGGTAGCCAGTCTAAACGCTGCCTATGATCCTTTGCAGTGGCAATCGGTGCTTGGGCAGAATACCTTTCCCCTACTGTCGCAAGGGGTAAGGGCGGACGACCTTCATTCCCAATCTGCCAGTTTTTGGGCCATTGGGGCACAATGGGATCAGTTTAGCACCATAGTCCCTTCCTTACCGTCCGTGGCCGCCCTTTGGAGCAAATGGTATCGCGCGGTTGGCAGGGCCAACTTTACCATAGAACTCGCTGGGAATTTTGACAACTATAAAACCGATGGGCTACAACAACAAATCATCGGGGAAGCAAGATTTTTAAGGGGCCTGTATTATTTTGAACTGGTACGCCTATGGGGAGGTGTCCCTTTGTTCGAAGAGGCTATTACTTCTTCTGAACAGGAGATTTTTAAAGCGCGCTCCACAGCGGCGGAAGTATATGCCTTTATCGAAGCAGATTTACAAGCAGCAGCCGATTTGCTCCCCGAAGGGGGCGCGGAACGGGTTCAGGGCTCCGCTACTTCTGGAGCTGCCTTGGGACTTTTGACAAAAGTGTATCTGTATCAACAGAAATGGCCCGAAGCCGTAGCGAGCGCGGAACAGGTTATCAATCAGGGAGTGTACAGTTTGGAAGAGGATTTTAGGAACAATTTTTTACAGACTACGGAATTTGGACGGGAATCGCTGTTCGAAATCAATTATAAAGATGGTCTTTTTGCCGGGGGATTCGTCAATACCAATCAACAACAGGAAGGCTCAGCCATGTGGCGATGGTCGTTCCCCTTTCTTTCGGGAGCCTATCCTTCATTCAACAATTTTATTCCCAGACAAGATTTGGTCGATTTTTTTGATGACAGCGATCAGCGAAAGGAAGCCACTTTTTTGTTACCCGGTCAAGTGTTGAATTCACCAGGGTTGGCCGCTTTGGGGTTTGACCCGGTCCCGGACAATTTTGGGTATGCCATAGGCGTGAACACTGGGGCAAAAAAATACTTTTTGACTTTTGAGGAAGTGCAGGAACTATTGAATGTAGAGGGATCTCCCCTCAACGAGAAGATATTGCGATATGCGGAGGTGTTGTTGATGCACGCAGAAGCTTCCCTAATGGGGGGAGGTGGTAATGGCCAGGCATCCTTCCAGCAAGTCATCGATCGGGCCTATGGACCAGGCAATCCGGCAGCCCCAAGCTATACCCTTCAAGGGGTTCGTGATGAGCGCCGCAGGGAACTGGCCACCGAAGGATGGAACCGTTTCACGGATTTGGTCCGTTGGGAGATTTTGGATGGCGGCGGTGTTATCGGGCCTGCGCTCCAGGCCATAGGAAAAACCGATTTTTCATCGCCCCGCGATTTACTGTTGCCCATTCCGCAACAGGAAATAGATATCTATCCAGAAGGATTGCTGGAGCAAAATCCGGGCTATTGATATGAGGACTAAAAACAGGAAAGGATACATGAAACGAGCCATTACGATGACATGGATACGCAACGGAATGTTAACTGGCGAATTCCATCTGACCGTTAAGAAACAATAAATAGTAACAGATGAAAACAAATACGAACACCATACGGACGCTGGAGGGCTGGCTATTTGCAATTTTGACCCTCATCACCTTCATTTCTTGCGAGGAAGAAAAGTTTTTTGACGATTTGGACAACGTTTTACCCTCCTATGTCGACGGCATTCAAAACCTGGACGAAGAAGGGATTGATTGTGGCGGGGGCTCAGGCGTGGCCTGTCCTTCATGTAGCGATGGCATACAAAATCAGGGGGAAGAAGGGATCGATTGTGGTGGCCCTTGCGAGGCTTGTATTCCCACGCCTAGGGCAGACGAATTGCAAAACACCACCTCCCCTTATTTCTTTACGTTTGAAGCAAACGACGCCGCGTCGGGCAGGAACCTGCTTCCCTTGCCCCAGGATGCTCAAGGCGTTACCTTCAATTTGGGAGCTGCGGACCCTGCCGGAGGGGACGGATTGGTGGGACAAATCCTAAGACCGGAAAACGGACCCTTTGGTGGCTTTGAGGACTTTAAGTTCCAACCACAACCGGGTCCTATCGACTTTTCTTCCTTCAATAAGTTTACCATGGAGGTATATATCCCTTCCAGCAATGATTTTTCCGGAAACCTTGAGCCCCTGGTTGAAGTTATCCTGCACGACAATATCGATGGGAACTTTTTTCAACGATGGACAATTTTACCCCTGACTGTGGAGGAATCCGATTTTGATTCCTGGGTTACCTTGCGGTTCGATGGAACCAATGCCGTTTCGGCCAATGATGGTACCCTTTTAAGTGATAATGCCACCTATGATAATATCACCTTGCGCTTTGGGGGTAGCGGCCATACGGAAGCCGGGGAATTTTTTGTTCGTGATCTGCAGACCGTCACCTCTTTTATTGCCGAGGGAACACCCAGGGCCGATGCACTGTCCGGTTCGGGACTCCCCTTCTTCTATACCTTTGAGACCGGTGATGCCGACTCCGGACTTCATCTGTTACCGCGTCCTACCGAACAACAAGGTGTGGTTCCTACCTATCGGGTTTCCGATCCTGCGGGAAGTACCGACGCCGTGACCCGTATCCTTAGACCGGAAAATGGACCCTTTGGCGGTTTTGAGGACTTTAAGTTCCAACCGCAACCGGAAACCATCGATTTTTCCGTGTACCACAAATTCAGGTTGGATGTGTACATTCCTTCGACCAACGATTTTTCCGGAAACCTGGAACCTTTGGTAGAATTGATCTTACATGATAATGTCGATGGTAATTTCTTTCAGCGATGGACCATTATTGCGGTCACGATAGACCCTTCGGATTTTGATAGCTGGGTAACCGTAGAATTTGATGGTACCACCGCATTATCAGCTGCGGACGGCACCACACTGCTCCCCGATAACGATACCTATGACAATTACACCTTGCGTTTAGGTGGTTTTGGCCATGTGGAGCAAGGCGAGTTTTACATCCGGGACTTTGTACCAATAATGGACTAAGGGATTGTGGCAAACCTTTGGAAAAAACAACATAATCCAGTGATTACCCAGAGGGAAAACTGGATAGGACAATGTAGTTTTAAGTTAGGGCCTGTTAACACTAAACGAAAATCATGGATTTTTTGATGATTTTTACGGATTTTGAGGCGGTTTTTGATAAACGTAGCGAGCTACGTGTCCAAAAACGAACGAAGAAATACGGAAAAAGGGCGAAAAATCCACTTTCAGGCTTAGTGTTAACAGGCCCTAGTCAATTTTTCTTTGGAATTAAGGAGAAGACACCTTTTGATATGCTTCTCCTTAATTTTTGAAAACGTATTCCACGGGAAGATGGTGATTCCCCTACAAACCGTAAAAAAGCTATAAGTTGAACAGATTGGTTTATTTTTTTATCTGGCTTGTATTCATACAGTGTTCGTCCAATGGGTCCACTGAACCCATAGTACTGGAGGCTTCCTGTTTTGATAATGTCCAGAATGGTGATGAGACCGGTGTGGACTGTGGCGGAAGCTGTTCCCAGGCATGTGAACCTGCGGAACCTGTTGGGATTCCGACCACAGGATATTCGACACCTATGGAATACTCTGGTCATACGTTGGTGTGGTCCGATGAATTTGATGGAAATGGACTGGATACGGCCAAGTGGGGCTTTCATTTGGGCGATGGATGTCCTGGCCTATGCAACTGGGGAAACAATGAAGAGCAGTATTTTACCAATACTTCAGATAACATCCATTTGGAACAGGGGAATCTCATCATTACGGCAATCGATCAATTCGCATCGGGAAAAAACTATACCTCATCCAGAATACATACGGATGATTCCTTTGAATTTCAGTTTGGACGGGTGGATATCCGAGCAAGTATGCCTTCGGCGCCAGGGACTTGGGTAGCGCTTTTTATGCTCAACAAGGAGTATACGATAACAAATCCCGATGCCTACTGGCCCAGTGGTGGGGAAATTGACATTATGGAGTACCTGGGGGAAGACACCCATAACATTTTGGGAACGGCACACTATGGAACGGATTTTCCGGCAAACCATTATTTTGATTCGGTTGATTTTTCTTCATTGAATGGGCTTGCCTTTGATGAGGCATACTATGTTTTTTCCATTGTTTGGGAGGAAGATCGTATCATCTGGTTGGTCAATGATATTGCTTATCATAGCCTATTGCCCGAAACAACAGGGGGCAATGGACAGCCCTATCCATTTAATGATGCGTTCTATTTTGTCTTTGCCCTGTCCGTAGGAGGTAATTTGCCCAGTGCATCCCCCTCTCCTGCTGATTTTCCCGATTCTTTGATCATAGATTATGTGAGGGTTTTTCAAAAGGATTGAGAAAAAGGAATAGACGTTAAGCAATGGGTCGGTATTGGTGTGATAAACATAATCGCCAAAGGCCCTAAAAAAATTGAAAATGAGTAATAGGATTGGCTGGGAGGGTAGCTGCCGATCTAGAACAGATAACCCATAGGAATGTATTTTATAGGATTGGACATAGGCAGTTCGTCGGTTAAGGTGGCCCTTGTGGAGCAGGACACGGGAAAATGTATTGGGGTGGTATTGGAACCCGAGGAGGAAATGTCCATGTATGCCCAGCAAAAGGGCTGGGCAGAACAAAAACCGCAGGATTGGTGGGCCTGTGTTTGCCAGGGCATCAAAAAAATCAAACAGGCCCATACCATTTCCAAAAACGATATTGTCGGTATTGGAATCTCCTATCAAATGCACGGATTGGTGGTCGTGGATGCCCAGGGCGACCCTTTGCGTAAATCCATCATTTGGTGTGATAGCAGGGCAGTGGACATTGGAAATAGGGCATTCCGGGGAATAGGGGAAGATTATTGCAAAAATCATCTCTTGAATTCCCCGGCAAATTTTACCCTGTCCAAACTCAAGTGGGTCCAGGAAAACGAACCTGAGACCTTTGCCAAGATCCATAAATTCATGCTACCGGGAGATTATATTGCCTATTGCCTGTCAGGAACCATCAACACCACGGTCCCAGGTCTTTCCGAAGCGATCCTTTGGGATTTTAAGGCCAAAAAAGTCTCCTCCCAGGTGTTGGATTACTTTCAAATTGACCGGGCGCTACTCCCCGAAGTCGTGGAAACTTTTTCACAGCAGTCCACGGTCTCCAAAGAAGGTGCCCTGGAAAGCGGACTACTGGAAGGAACCCCAATCCTATACCGGGCCGGGGATCAACCCAACAACGCACTTTCACTCAATGTTTTCCATCCGGGCGAGGTGGCCGCCACTGGTGGAACCTCCGGGGTGGTTTATGCCGTGACCGACAATCTTGTGGTTAACGAGTACGAAAGGGTGAACAATTTTGCACATGTGAACTATGGGAAAAACGGTGTACACCACATCGGAAAACTCCTCTGCATCAATGGTGCCGGTATTCAATACCGTTGGTTGATGAACAATCTTTCGGTAGCGTCCTATGAAGAAATGAACCAATTGGCCGCTGAGGTGGAGGTGGGATCGGATGGGGTCTGCCTGATTCCCTTCGGAAATGGTGCCGAACGAATGTTAGGGAACAAAGATGTGGGAACACGCCTTGTGAATGTGGACCTCAACAGGCATTCCAAGGCACAGCTGTGCAGGGCAGCGTTGGAGGGCATCGCCTTTTCGTTTGTCTACGGTATTGAGATCATGAAAAGGGATGGCATTGCCACCAAGTGCATTCGTGCTGGAAACGACAATCTGTTCCGTTCCGAGATTTTTGCGAACACCATAGCTACCTTAATCGGGAAAGAAATCGAAATCTACAATACCACGGGTGCCGTGGGAGCGGCCAGGGCATGTATCCTGGCCAATGGAAATTATTCGGAATTTGAATCGTACATGAAAAATGACCATGTCATGACCTTTATGCCCTTTAGGGACAAAACTCCCTATCAAAGCGCATATGAAAACTGGAAAAAAGAACTCGAATTAATCATAGATAACTAGTATTTTAAAGATGATACTTTTAGGAGAAAAGGAATTTTTTAAGAGAATCGGTAAGATCACCTATGAAGGCAGGGATTCAGACAATCCAATGGCCTTTAAGTTTTACAATCCGGAACAAAAAGTGGCGGGCAAGACCATGAGGGAGCATTTTAAATTTGCTATGGCCTATTGGCATACCCTCTGCGGAACGGGAGCCGATCCCTTTGGTCCGGGGACAAAGCAATTTCCCTGGGCCACCTCGTCAGACCCAATGGAAGCTGCCAGGGACAAGGCCGATGCCGCTTTTGAATTCGCTACCAAAATGGGTTTTGGTTATTATTGTTTCCATGACTTTGATTTGGTGGATGAAGCAGGGACTTTGGCAGAATCCGAGAAACGAATCCACAAGATCGTGGATTATCTGAAGCAAAAACAAGCTGCTTCCGGAGTAAAACTGCTTTGGGGTACTGCCAATTGCTTTTCCAACCCGCGATATATGAACGGGGCGGCGTCAAATCCCGATTTTAATGTGGTGGCCCATGCCGGGGCACAGGTAAAAATCGCCCTGGATGCCACCATAGCCCTCAATGGTGAAAACTATGTGTTCTGGGGCGGCCGTGAAGGCTATATGTCCCTTTTGAACACCAATATGAAACTGGAACAGGAGAATATTGGCCGCTTTTTGAACATGGCAAAGGACTATGCCAGGAGCCAGGGTTTTAAGGGGACCTTCTTTATTGAACCCAAACCCATGGAACCCACAAAGCATCAATATGATTTTGATGCCGCGACCTCCATAAATTCGATTCGTGAATACGGACTGGAAAATGATTTTAAATTGAATATCGAGGTAAACCATGCGACCCTGGCGCAACACACCTTCCAACATGAACTGCAGGTTGCTGCAAATGCGGGGATGCTGGGCAGCATAGATGCGAACCGTGGTGATTACCAAAACGGCTGGGATACAGATCAGTTTCCGAATAATTTCATGGAAACGGCCGAAGCTATGCTCGTGTTCTTAAAAGCGGGTGGCTTACAAGGGGGAGGAATCAATTTTGATGCGAAGACCCGTAGGAATTCAACCGATTTGGAGGATATCTTTTTGGCGCATATTGGCGGGGCGGACACTTTCGCCAGGGGACTATTGATTGCCGATGCCTTAATCAAAAAATCGAACTACGAAGTATTGCTGGAGAAACGTTATGCATCGTTCACCTCGGGCAAAGGATTGGATTTTGTACGCGATGCCCTGTCCTTGAACGATTTATATGATTATGCCAAAGTGACGGGAGCGCCGGAACAGATCAGTGGAAAGCAGGAACTGTTTGAAAATATTTTAAATCAATATTGTTAGGACCATCCATGGAATCCAAGTGGAAAACAGCAAATTGATGGGTTTTAGGCGCCCATTTGGACGCGAGCAACCAAAGCCTATCCCCAATGGATTGTAGGAGCATTGGCATATGTTACTGGATGATATTCGAATTATGAAACGAACATGAATTTTTTTAATCAAAAATTCACACAGTGATAACGATTAAAATAAATTCATGTGAGAACGAGTGCAACAAGTGGTCGCATGAGTTCTTGAATTTTTAAATATCTTATTTATAGGTGATTAAAAATTTTAAACACATGAAAAACGCTTCTAAAAAAACTTGGTTTTTAGCATTGGTGGTTTCCTTGGGCGGATTCCTTTATGGGTTTGATGCAGCCATCATTTCAGGGGTAATGAACTTTGTGACGCCTGAATTCAACCTCAACACCACGCAGCAGGGTTGGGTTCCCAGTTCGCCCTTGTTTGCGGCCATGTTTGCCATGCTCATTTCCGGAAGGGTAAGCGACCTCGTTGGGCGGAAGAAAATGTTATTAATTGTT
The sequence above is a segment of the Muricauda sp. SCSIO 64092 genome. Coding sequences within it:
- the xylA gene encoding xylose isomerase, with translation MILLGEKEFFKRIGKITYEGRDSDNPMAFKFYNPEQKVAGKTMREHFKFAMAYWHTLCGTGADPFGPGTKQFPWATSSDPMEAARDKADAAFEFATKMGFGYYCFHDFDLVDEAGTLAESEKRIHKIVDYLKQKQAASGVKLLWGTANCFSNPRYMNGAASNPDFNVVAHAGAQVKIALDATIALNGENYVFWGGREGYMSLLNTNMKLEQENIGRFLNMAKDYARSQGFKGTFFIEPKPMEPTKHQYDFDAATSINSIREYGLENDFKLNIEVNHATLAQHTFQHELQVAANAGMLGSIDANRGDYQNGWDTDQFPNNFMETAEAMLVFLKAGGLQGGGINFDAKTRRNSTDLEDIFLAHIGGADTFARGLLIADALIKKSNYEVLLEKRYASFTSGKGLDFVRDALSLNDLYDYAKVTGAPEQISGKQELFENILNQYC